ATTGCTTGCCAGCAACGGTAAAACAAATCAATCTCCAAAACCCATTGGATGAATTTGAACCTCCTCTAGGTGATGCAAGGCAATTGAACCCCTCAAAGGACAGTGACTGCCTGTCGCCAGGGAACGTTGAAATTGAAAATCTAAAGGGTCATGTTACACCAGTCGTAGCACGGGGAAATCAGAGTGTACCCAATATTTCTTGTGATAGTGGAGAGGCACTTCATTCCTCTGAAGTCATGACCATTGAAACATCCAAGGCCGACAAAGAGGATAATCAGCAGATTGACCATGGACATGGTGTTCATGCATTAAACAATGATTGTGTTGCAAATTGCTTGCCAGCAAGGGTAAAACAAATCAATCTCCAAAACCCATTGGATGAATTTGAACCTCCTCTAGGTGATGCAAGGCAATTGGACCCCTCAAAGGACAGTGACTGCCTGTCGCCAGGGAATGTTGAAATTGAAAATCCAAAGGGTCATGTTACACCAGTCATAGCACGGGGAAATCAGAGTGTACCATCAACACTACTGGATCGGGTGGATTCAGGTTCCTTCCCAGGAACCAATTTGAAAGAAATCGTTCTTCTGGAGGACAGTGATACATCAGCGGAACTTTTTTATACTGTGGAGAATTGTGTTAAGGACAATCAAGGGAAGCAAATACAGCTCATTATACTggacgatgatgaagaagaggcTGCGGATGTGCAGTCAGAAGATTACAATCATCGGTCGCTTGAGTGTGATGGATCACTGAGCAAGCGTAGAATAGGCATGGAAGATTGTGTCAAACAAGCTGTACAGACTGGTGATTTGAATGGTCAAAATCTCAATGCTGTACACCTAGATATTTTGATTCCTGAATCTTGTGAGATTACTCAGCCTGTGAAGAAACGGAGGAGAAATATAGAGGCGAATGAAGATAACAAAGATGAAGAGGTTTTAATAGGTACCAGTAATCGTAAATGTGCTCTTGATAATGCTTCAAAGTTGACATCAGAAACTTTAGTTGCAACGGATCCTGTTTTCGGATCCAGGATGGCATTTGATTCAGAGTTTGCCAATCAGCAATCTTCTATGTACTCACAACCCACTGATGAACCTATCTGGAGGTCTGCTTTTCCTCAACAATCATAGTTATATTATTATTGTGTGAAATACTGATGTCTCCCCATTCTTCTGTTTTCATGTCAACAGTGGAATACTTAAGATAAACAACGAAGTATATATCTCGTTGACTGCACACCTGTCGACCACAGCTTGTGGGTTTGTGCGGGAATTCTCAAGGTCGTTGCAACCAGTAGTTAAAGTAATCAAGCTCCCTCGGTTGGAAGCCTGGCCAGAGAGTTGGAGGACATCAAGGCCTACTGATGGCGACATTGCATTGTATTTCTTTCCGCCCAGTGCGAGGTGTGTAATGTGTTTGCCTTTATGATTCTCCGCATCTTTTTCTTCAGCTCATTGTGATACTAAAGGTCCCATGTCCTCATCTCTAGCCCAAATGAAGAATCGGATGGGCCAGTGGAGGAAATCATTGATAGTGGTGCTGTCTTACAAGCTGTTATTGGTGTCGCTGAGCTGCTAATCTTCCCCTCCACAATGTTGCCAGCGCAATATCATTGTACGTGTCCAACTGGAGATTAATTTTCTTATTTCTGCATTGTCTTCATATGCTACACATGGCATGCCATTCCACATAGTCAACATGCTTAAATTGAGATTGAACACGGTTATGTGGTTATTATCAATCTGCTTACTTAGAGGTCTGTTCTTGAGCCAACAAAAAAATGATTGGATAAGCTTTGCTTTGCATCATAGACCATGGCTTTACCAGTCATTGATTAAAATTTGTTATGTACAGTGTGCCAGGGCAAACGCTACCTGTGGGGGATGTTCAAGCGTAGGGAAGATGAGTCCGACAGTGATCATCTAGTTGAAGAACAAGATGGTTCAGCATGTGCCAAAGTAGGGGAGATACAAGAACACATTTTTATGGACCGGCAATATGAAGTACAATGTGTTTCACCAGATCATGAAACTTCGGCTGTGAAGCATGTCGTGCATGTTGAGAATCAATTGCTGGTGGAGCAGAACTGTGGAGGGCAAGAGACGGCGATGAGTGCTACGATGGGCCTTCACTCACCTGGCAACAATTCGTCATCTGCAGAGCCGAACCCACCAAAGGCTAGATCAAACTGTTTCACACAGCCAAGAGCTGACAGTAAACCAGATGTGCCTGAAGAAGTGGACCACCAAGATGAGCAAAACTTCACCAAGCCATCAGCTGACTCTGCGGGACCTGCTGCAGCCACTCCCAGTCCAATCGATTCTGCCGAGTCATAGTTGCCATGTTTCCGGTACGGTGGGAACGAGAAACGGGAACGAGGGACGAGAGTCGGTGGTTGAAAAAAATAAGATACAACGAAGGTATACATCTCTCGAACGAATTTTTTATAGCGGGGACGCGATCCAATCCATTTGGGTACGATGAACCCGGTACGGTACCATGGATCGAGGAACGCAGTTCCTGAAGAACGACGACTCCCTGACGTTCAGCATTCCTTGCTGTTAATGAATCCCTTGCAATTAATGGACTGGAGGAAAAACGAGGAGTCCTTGAGAAAAGAAACGACGGCGTGAGTAAATTATGCCTCGCGTtttggctgttggatcctggaacctGAATCGAGGAGCAGGCTGCGGGGACGCCGAATCTTCATCGAATCGTACCGAATCCGACCTCGTTCCCGAATCCGATTCCGGGTCGATGAATCGGGATCGAGGGACGGCCTACCGTTCCCCGTTTCCGGCTACTATGTGCCGAGTGTGGGGCAGTGCCTCCCATGACTCAATTGTTTGGGTTTGTCACGGCTCGGACACCAAGAGCGCAGAAGCTCATCCAGGAGATGGTCAGTGAAGGTGCGCTGTTATTTTCGGTGACTGAAGAGATTGCGACCGGCGGATCTGCAGTAGGCAGTAATACTGGAGCACAAGTACATCTGGCACCTGACAGTGCGTCTCCGCCTATGCAGGAGCGCTGCCAGCCCATCGGATTCGTTCCACTGGATGATGATGTGGCTTCTGAAGCCTGCCTGGAATTGTTCCCAGTTCGGCAGGAGCATATTGGATGGACTCCTAGGGTAGAAACTAGCAAGGAGGTAGATCTTGACCTGAGCCTTAGCGCGCGTTCCCGGGCATCGTCTGGGTCGCTCCTGTAATATTTGCTGCCGAGGCAACTTACGAACCTGGCCGAGTACAATTTTGCTGAGATTTCTTTGTTGTCTACCAAGCCGGCAATCTTTTCTCTGTTATTTCCAAGCCGGCAATCTTTTCTCTGTTATTTCCAGTGCATTCGTTTGCAATGTTGCTGGCCATGCTTTTTCTTCTTGTAGTGAGTTACTTTTTTGTACTAGTAATAACCTTAATAGCATCAGATTTGGACTGCGGACCGGTTGGAGCGGCGTGGTTGGGAAAATTGTGGACTTTGCCCACTTTGCAAGAGGGAGCAAGAATCAGGCATCCACCTTTTCGTCAAGTGTCGCTTCTCCATTCGGCTCTGGCGATTAGTCATTGACAAGTTTGGTCTTGCGCACATTGACACCTCCGATTGGCACCTTGAGGACTCTCTTATGCATTGGTGGGATAGAAGAACTGACATGCGAAATCCAGACAAACGAGCGATGGCCTCCCTCACCATGCTCGTCTCTTGGACTCTGTGGAATGAGAGAAACGCTCGGGTGTTTCGCCACAAGAGTGCGCCACCGCCTATTCTTCTTCAAAATATTTTGCTGGAGGCCAACCTGTGGGTTACAGCGGGTGCTAAGAAACTAGGGCGTATTGTTGtacgagagtaattgccatgcGGTTTTTTGTAGGGTCACTTGCAATCTGtcaaactctattctcctcttatttaatggatgaggcaaatcttttacctccgtttcaaaaaaaaataacCTTAATAGCTAAGCTATTAAATTGATGTGTTGTTCCAAAATGAAGTATTTATTTAACCTTAATAGCTAAAGTGACGTGTTGTTGACGATACGTCTCCTAGTAATTTGGTCTGGAGAGTGAGTTAGCTTTTTTGATAATGATTATCAATTTAGTAAGCCCCCCACGGCTAATTAGATGTGTTGTTGATGTATAGGACGTAATTATTTCAAGTATTTTAGGGGTGTTTAATTCCTTCAAGTAACATTGCATTCTGGGTGTAACTAGCAGGGTAGGGAAGGCAGCTGAGGAGTCGCCCAAGAAGAGGGCCGCACATGTAGGGGCACAGGGCAACCTACATGGCAGAAGTCCCGACTGATTTATATGTCAAATTCGGATGTTGCAAAGGTCTTGGACTGGACTGCTACTCCCTCCAATGcataataagtgtcgtggtttcAGTTCATATACttaatttgtgtccaacgaccatgtCAAGACCGTGTATGGAACCCCAACTTTCATCAATACTTCATCTTtactcgcaatatctagattgcagttATTTGTTTTTCGATTGCTTGCAAGAATTAGACTTCATGGCcaagttgatcgtgcttcggcaatGGTCAATAATCTTTCGAAATTGGTTTAGTGACTGCTAAGGCGCGGTGTCTTTGCACGTTATAGTTGAATGGTCAAAGTCTACTCCACCTAAACCGATAGAGACCTCTCACTGAAAGACCGGGACATTGTTGTGCCTATTAGTCGGCTATTCTGAGCATGTTACCATAATTGTCTTGGGTTGTTTGTTGATATGAAGTCGAAATTGTGACGGTGTGATCTGGGTGGCTAGTAGTATGTTCGATGATCTTCCACTACGTCGGGCTTGTATAATTCTCCTTCGTAGCTCGCCGTCTAAATCGGATATGTGTTGTTGCCGACACGTGTGGCTAATTCCTTGTCATGGGCCTTCGTGTTGCTTGTCATGGCCTTTCCGATACTGGTTTCATCCATGGCTATTTTTGGTGAAGCCGAAGTCACTTGCTCCAGGAGAAGTGATGACGATGATGTCAATATGAAACCTTGACGGGTTTTCCTTGCAATAGTGTGTGTTGTATCTTGAGTATGCCCGGCTAGCGAGTTGTGGTGGCTTTCCGTAAATTAATTAGGCAGCTTTCTTCTTCTTAATGAATGGACGAGCTAAATCATGTGCCTCCATTTCAGTAAAAAAATATGTGAATCTAAGAGGCCCTTAGAGCGTCAACAAGCGGACCCCTCAAACCCTCCCCAAACGTCCAGCGGACAGCTCGATCACTGTCTGATCACAAAATTGCCACCCAACCAGACCCCCCAAAACCAGGCCAAACGTTCAGGTTGTCCGGCACCCTCAAACTCAACCCATATGTGGGGTGGATTTGTGGATGCTTGGGCGCGTCCACCACGCTGGATTCGACGGGTCGGACCTACTTCAAATATGCTCCAAATTGACCAATTCCACCAAATCGACAGTCCTGCACCCGTGTCCAACTCGCCGCCCTCCTCCACCCTTGCTCCTCGTTCACGCCGTGAACTGATTACGCCGTCCTAGATGTTTATGTTCACAAGTGGCTGGCCAGAACCAAAGTGGGACTAGAGTCCATAGCTATGTAACTTTGACATGCTTCACATTATCATCATTTGTATTGCTAGCTCCCTTCGTTGCATTGTCTTGAGTGATTCTTATTTGCTAGTTGGGGTTGGCGGCCACTTTGTACAACCAAACCGAGGACAAGCCATTCACTTTATCCCATTGTTGGTTGAAATTGAATGGGAACTAAAGTGGCAACTCACCCTTGATGAGCTTAAAAACCCCACCAAGAAGTTGAAGACAAAATATGCCTCAAGCTCCCAACAATCTATTGGATTGGATGATTATGATGAGCAAAGTGAAGGAGCGGACGGGCAAGCAACCATGCCAAAGAGGAACCGACATGTGATGgaaacaagtgggacaaggagaaggacGTGTGTGACGCCGCAGCAAGCAAAGTGTTCGCCACATGGACGAACATTTTTTTCcgtcaaggagaagaagaaggagaggtacCTGCTCTTCCTGTATGTGCAAAGGGAGGGGATGTGATAGGGCcgtaggtgtcccgtctttcgacgaGATAGTAACTATAGtttttggtggaagtcaactttgacgatccgactaggaACGTGCGAAGATGTCGtgccttaacaatcgctaaaccaactccgagagattattgaccatgccagagcacgatcaacctgaccacgtggGTCTATTtcttgcaggcaaacgaagaacaagtaagaaactgagattgcaatctggatactgcGGATTTAAGAGGTAAGCTTTATTGATtgaagtggggttctgtgacggtttggtctggtcgttgaacacaaacggaaGACgcgagttgcagctatggcaatttTTAATCTAAAAACACCCAAGTCTAAATGACGCGTTAAGGACTATATTTATAGGGGAAAGGAGAGGCGATTTCGTCCCCCTtgacaaggtgggactaaaacacctcttaGTAGTTTCCCCTATAATATGAACTCTAAAAACAGCCCATGGAaaggtatttcgaaattacatggcttggcccaaaaataaggtggcgcGACACCTATAATAAACTATGAATGAAATTTATGAAAGACCATCTTGTATTTTTCGTCCATGTCCTTGGATGTCATCATGGTTGCTTCAAACTGTTGAAATCTCCACTAGTAACTTTGTTGTTATTCCCTTCGCGCATGCCTTCATCTCCACGCTTGATCATTCCccgatgttcatccttcttgtccatgctaggcccttcattcgtaagcaaaacaaatgtatccaatttaggcagcataatATTCTCaatttctcatgaacactagaatcatTACCAAAAAAACGAAAGTACACGGTAATTCAATTGGCGCGCGAgcactagtaattggtccaatatgtgtagcagcaggggttgtgggtgtaacagtgATAGTGATGTCCTCATTGGAATGTTGTTCGACCAAGAGAGGGTGAAAGAGAAGTTAAGCATTGAGAGGAAGAAGATGGATTTGGAGAAGATGAGAAATATGTAAAATGAGAACTTGAAAAGAAGAAGACAATACAACAATTGAGCTCCACGGAGAGAGGTTGAAGCTTGCAAAGGACGCGGAGGATTCGAGAATCATGTTAGATGCTAGTGTCTTGGATGAAGAAAGCAAGTGGCTCCACATGAAAGAGATCAACACGTGCAAAGTGAGAGGCAGATGATTCATTCTTGTATCGCCTGaattgttgaattttattatggCGTGTGCTGAATTGTGATTTATTTTGCTTTGTCAAATTTATGAAGAATTGATGCCATATGATGGGCGTGCATTGCTTTACATGAATATGAGGATTTAGATATGAGCAGTGCATGCATGGCTTtgcatgaatattttttccaaaACGGAGGCACAAGCTTTGCCTCGTCCATTAATTAAAAAAGAGAATAGAGTTTGTTTGTTACACCACACATATTACATAAGGTCCATTATTCTCCTGGCATTATGCTACCCAATTTGTGTGCACCCGCAATAACCCAAAGTCTAGCTTCTCTTTTGATGGTGTGGCTTTGCATGAATATGAGGATTTAGATATGAGTGCGTGCTCAGGGACGTTTAGGGGGTCAGATTTTGTCCAGTCcaattgtagatgctcttaggagaAGCACAACAAAAAGTATTCCAAGTCCAGTAAGACAGCATGACACATTTGAAAACAAAGCCTCGTGATTTGGCAATAGTAAAACTCATGCTAGACAGATCAACCTAGAATTGTCATTCAGTAGACCAACAGAACAAAACTCGCTAATAGAAGAAACATCAGTAACAAAACAGGAACAAAGATTTTACAATCCAAACACTTCCTAGTGATCATTTTGTTAAACCAATTGTCGATGCCTTCATGGTTCTACTGTGTTAGGATTTCTGCACGCCCGGTTGTGAGAAAGATCCGTGGTACGTCACAAGAAACCAGCTAGTCGTGAGCTGACAACGCTAGTCATTGCAGAAGCGAGCTGAACCCCTGCTCTTAGCTCTTGAAAGGTGCCTTGATGGTGCCCATGCTCGATCACTCATCTAAGGTGGCCTGTCGCTGGGATAATCTGGTGCTGCGCAATCCCAAGAGGCATTTTTCCATTTTCTTGATTCTCTCCTGATCCACTGCCATCACAACTGGGTTCCAACAAGCGCACAAGTGAGAGGAAAATCTCCATTCTAGTCACGTCCCTGTTGGCCTGCACAAATGGAACCAAATAAGGAACACCTGTCAAAGGCAGGCACGGAAGGAAGCAACTGACAATTAAATTCATAGGAAGAAAATGTTGCAACTCGTAGAATCCAAGGATGATCTGTACAAGTGCATTATCCGTGCAACCTGACCCAACCAAGGGATCTTAATAACATTGAACTACTTACCTCAACAGTGAATCGTGCCCAGATTTTATTTTTGCGTGCTTCCATCACACCCCTCAAGATGGTTAGTCCAAGACCTTTGATAAAGTCGGCTATTTCCAGGAAGATACCTCTGTCATCACAAATCATCTGCAGACATATTGATGTCAACAAATGGAAGTATGTATATATAACAATATGTGAACTGAGATTAACAGGATGGATACAGAGAACAAACAATAGCAGAATCATTTACCTCCACAAGCATCTGACGAGGCCGGTCGAGATCCTCAACTATGATTGGGCATGTCATAGATTGGCTGCCGACGTTGAAGGCCCATGTTGCACCACCCTCAAAGTAGTCTTTCCAAAGAGGACCATTGTCACCGCTAAGTATCTGTTTGAAGATTATCAAATAGCACAGGAAAAGATTATACAGGGTTTGCAACTATTTTCTCATGGAATAAACTG
Above is a window of Triticum dicoccoides isolate Atlit2015 ecotype Zavitan chromosome 5B, WEW_v2.0, whole genome shotgun sequence DNA encoding:
- the LOC119308210 gene encoding uncharacterized protein LOC119308210, which gives rise to MAAVCEICGDVGYGHLLLSCDHCKCAMHQYCLAKVLFDGSLVERWFCDECLPKRGEVTYEGFLQKAPKHARSGCVVRRASTISVRSTREAGPCRNHKSKSEKSKSKSRRKKCSSSKNSMLRKHKQKGSDMQPMGNKTITRDCNAPNISCDSEKELHSCEVMTIETSKAGKAENQQIDHGHCVHTLNNDCVANCLPATVKQINLQNPLDEFEPPLGDARQLNPSKDSDCLSPGNVEIENLKGHVTPVVARGNQSVPNISCDSGEALHSSEVMTIETSKADKEDNQQIDHGHGVHALNNDCVANCLPARVKQINLQNPLDEFEPPLGDARQLDPSKDSDCLSPGNVEIENPKGHVTPVIARGNQSVPSTLLDRVDSGSFPGTNLKEIVLLEDSDTSAELFYTVENCVKDNQGKQIQLIILDDDEEEAADVQSEDYNHRSLECDGSLSKRRIGMEDCVKQAVQTGDLNGQNLNAVHLDILIPESCEITQPVKKRRRNIEANEDNKDEEVLIGTSNRKCALDNASKLTSETLVATDPVFGSRMAFDSEFANQQSSMYSQPTDEPIWSGILKINNEVYISLTAHLSTTACGFVREFSRSLQPVVKVIKLPRLEAWPESWRTSRPTDGDIALYFFPPSASPNEESDGPVEEIIDSGAVLQAVIGVAELLIFPSTMLPAQYHLCQGKRYLWGMFKRREDESDSDHLVEEQDGSACAKVGEIQEHIFMDRQYEVQCVSPDHETSAVKHVVHVENQLLVEQNCGGQETAMSATMGLHSPGNNSSSAEPNPPKARSNCFTQPRADSKPDVPEEVDHQDEQNFTKPSADSAGPAAATPSPIDSAES